A portion of the Eulemur rufifrons isolate Redbay chromosome 30, OSU_ERuf_1, whole genome shotgun sequence genome contains these proteins:
- the BEX4 gene encoding protein BEX4 → MESKEEQVVKNLNAENTKQEKEGGEQASVQNEEESRHLGGDEGQKPGRNVRRGRVRRLVPNFRWAILNRHIDNNEAGDDVERFVGQMMEIKRKTREQQVRNYMRFQTPEPDNHYDFCLIP, encoded by the coding sequence ATGGAGTCCAAAGAGGAACAAGTGGTAAAAAATCTCAACGCGGAAAATACcaaacaagaaaaggaaggaggggagcagGCCTCCGTGCAGAATGAAGAGGAATCCCGCCATTTGGGAGGGGATGAAGGCCAGAAGCCTGGAAGAAATGTCAGGCGGGGGCGAGTTAGGCGACTTGTCCCTAATTTTCGATGGGCCATACTTAATAGGCATATTGATAACAATGAAGCAGGAGATGATGTAGAAAGGTTTGTAGGGCAGATGATGGAAATCAAGAGAAAGACTAGGGAGCAGCAGGTGAGGAACTATATGCGATTCCAAACTCCCGAACCTGATAATCATTATGACTTTTGCCTCATACCCTGA